CTTGTTGGTTTTGTTAACGGTGAAAAACTCTGTCCTGCTGCAACTCTTCCCAACACGACCAACCCTAATCCTGATTTTGCTGCCTGGAAGAAACAAGATCGTATTTTACTTGGttggattttttcttctttaaccccTGCTGTGTTGAGGCATGTTCATCGTCTTACAACTTCACGTGAAGTCTGGACCTCTCTTGAGTCCTTGTTTGCATCAAAATCTGCTGCTCATATTCACCATCTTCAATGTGAACTCCGTGCCTTGAAAAAAGGATCACTCTCCATGAGATCCTAGATTGATCGTGCAAGAGACATAGTTGATAGTGTTGCTGTTGCTGATACTACTGTCACCACTACGGAACTGCGCCATTGTATTCTTGCAGGCTTGGATTCGTCATACGATCCAATTGTTACCTCCCTGACCACATTCATGGAATCTATGACCGTTGAAGATTTTATTACTTATCTACTCACCTTTGAGTTACGTATGGAACACCAAACCAACTCGATGAATTCTCAGCCTGTCGCTAATATGGCTTCATCATCCAGATCCATGACGACAAACTCTCAACAGTGAAGAAACACGAGATATTCAACTGGTAATACTCGTGAAAAAACACCCTGTCAATTGTGTGACAAAGATGGCCACACTGCTCATCTCTGCTGGAAAAGGTTTGATCGCAATTTTCGACCCCAACCTCCTCGTCGACCATCATCTTCTCAGTCATCCACTGCTCCCCGTGCTTATATTGCTCACGCATCAAGATCACTCTCTGATGCTCCTTGGGTTCCTGACAGCGGCGCCACTGATCATATCACTAATGATCTGTCTCGACTTCATCTTCCAACAAAATATTCTGGACCTGATCAGATAAAATTGGGTAGTGGTAGTTCTATTCCAATTTCCCATTTTGGTTCCTCAATTCTTGGCATTCCTGATTGTAAGTTGCATCTCAATAACACAATTTATACCCCTCATATTTCTCATAACTTTTTATCTGTCTCTCGTTTAACCACTGATAACAATGTGTTATTCGAATTTCATCCTgatttttgtcttgtgaaggatcgatgtacgGGGAAGGTGCTTCTGCACGGCCGTATGGAAGGTGATCTCTATGAACTTGATGCTTCGTCTATTTCTCCAAAAGTCTGTTATGGTGAACGAACTAGTCTACATAATTGGCACTCTAGGCTAGGGCCGCTAGGCCATCCTATGATGCGAACTGTGCGTCATATTATATCAAAGTTTTCTATTCCAGTTTCCAGTAATACTATAAATTTTTGCTCCTCCTGTCATGAGCATCGTAGGCATAAATTATCTTTTCCGTCTAGTAGCACTAAGTATCTAAATCCTTTAGATTTAATCGTCTCTGATGTTTGGGGTGCTTCTCATGTTTTATCTAATGAAGGTTATAGATACTACATCATTTTTATTGATGCTTAtagtcgttttacttggatgtttcctatggCTCACAAGTCAGATGTGTATTCTATCTTTCTTGTTTTCCAAAAACATGTTGAGAATCTCTTTGACAAAAAGAAATTTTCCAATCAGACAATGCTGCTGAGTATCGAAAACTCACTCCTTATCTTCAACAACAAGGTGTATTTCATCGTTTCTCTTGTCCACACACATCTGAATAGAATGGTTTAGTTGAGAGACGacatcgtcatattcgtgaaactggtcttactCTTTTATCCATGGCTTCCGTTCCTTCCTCCTATTGGTATGATGCATTCTTTACAATGTGTTATTTAATGAATAGATGTCCATCTTCTGCTCTTAATAACACTTTTCCTTATGAAACTCTTTTTGGTACACCACCGGATTATAACTCCTTACGTGTTTTTGGATGCCTTTGCTATCCTCATCTTAGACCATATCGTTCTCATAAAATGGAAGCATTATCTTATCCATGTGTCTTCATAGGTTATAGTCCTTCTCATAAAGGATATAAATGTCTACACATTCCTACTGTTCGTATTTATGTGAGTCGACATGTTGTGTTCCATGAGACTGAATTTCCCTTTGCCGCATTGATACCTTCTCCGTCATCCAGCGATCAGGTAACTACTCCTTCACTAAATATCATTCCTATTGATATTGTGCCACAACAATCTACTACTGCTACTATGCCAGTTACTTCACCCGTGGTGATTGATCGAGTGTTACAAGAAGAACCATTACCGCCATCTACAGTTGCGACACCTTCTGTGTCTTCTTCGTCATCTGATGCTACATCACTTTTGTCTCCTCAACATGTTACTACTTCTGTCCCTGTTACGTCTGTGTAGACAAGTACTACCCCTTCTACGGATTCTGGTCATCCCATGATAACTCGAGCAAAAGATGGTATTTATAAACCAAACTCTAAATATGCTCTTATTACAGAATTTGAACCAACTTGTTATTCTCAAGCTCAGACGGATCCAGATTGGCGAAAATCTTCAGATGATGAATACAATGAATTAATTCAAAATGGTacgtggtctttggtaccttatcatccttctatgaatcttattggatgtaaatgggtataTCGCATTAAAAGGAAATCTGATGGTTCTATTGAGCGTCGAAAAGCTCGTCTGGTGGCTAAAGGATACAATCAACAAGACGGTGTTGATTATGGTGAAAAATATAGTCTTGTTGTTAAACCATGCACTATAAGTATCATTCTTACGTTGGCTCTATCTCATAATTGGCCTATCAATCAATTTGATGTTCAAAATGCCTTTCTTCATGGCAATCTTGAAGAAAAAGTTTATATGAAACAACCTCCAGGTTATGTTGATCCTAATTTTCCCACATATATGTGCAAATTACATCGTTCTCTTTATGGTTTAAAGCAAGCCCCAAGAGCTAAGTACTTTCTTATTGAAGACTGGTTTTGTTACATCCAAATGCGATTCTTCGTTATTTATCATGCGTGATGATACTGGAGTTGTTTTGTCGcttgtttatgttgatgacattattcTCACGGGTTCAAGTATATCTGGTTTGGTATCTACTCGGAATTATTTACAAAGTGAATTTGCAATTAAGGATCTTGGTCCTCTTTCTTATTTTCTCGGAATTGAAGCAACTCGCTCGCCTTCAGGTTTGTTTCTTACACAACGAAGATATATTCATAATCTTCTTGTTCGGGCTAAGATGGATGGTATTAAACCAACCCACACTCCACTTGGTACAACAAGGGATATGTCATCTGATCAAAGTACCCCACTTACTGATCCAACTGAATATAGAAGCATTGTTGGTGCTTTACAGTATTTAACCTTTACACGTCCTGATTTGGCTCATGCTGTAAACAAAGTCTGTCAATTTATGCATAATCCAACGGAATATCATTGGAGTTTATTTAAACGTATATTACGTTATCTAAAGCATACTTCTACATTTGGCATTTATCTACGCCCATCACCGAGTTTGCAATTACCCTTTACTGCCTACACTGATTCTGATTGTGATGGTTCTTTAGATGATCGTAAATCTACTAGTGGCTATTGTGTTTTTCTTGGTGGCAATATTATTTCCtggagtgctcgtaaacagaAAACTGTATCTCGTTCAAGCACTGAAGCATAATATCATGACTAGCAATTGCTACTGCTGAGATAATGtggattcaatatcttctttcagaATTACAGGTATCCACTAAATCACCTCCTGTGTTATGGTGTGATAACCTTGGAACAACTTATCTCACTGTTAATCCAATATTTCATGCTCGAACGAAACATATTGAAATAGATTATCACTTTGTTCGTAATCAAGTTGCTTTGAAACAATTGGATGTTCGATTCATTTTCTCCAAAGATCAGGTGGCTGATATATTCACTAAACCTCTTTCTAAAGATCGTTTTCATTTACTCAGAACCAAAATGACGGTTCAAGAAGATCCAATgcgcttgcgggagggtgttaagGATACGTCTATGACGTAATACTTGATACACAAGTTATCAAGAATATTCTAGAATGTACTATACATAGTGTTTTGTATTTTAGGAATTTGTATGACTTGTATAGCAAGCCCTTTTAGTTTGTATAAAAGGAGATACGTCTCCTGTATGCAACCATTCATTGAGTCAATAAGAAGAATAACTTCTCTTAAACTTCTTTTGTCTTCTCTTTAACCTAAACCTAAACTATACCTAAACTTGACTTAGACGGCTTTGTAAAAGTCGGCATGACAACTAAATAGTTCAAGAGCGCAATAACAAAGATAATCCCTCGTGAAGCAAAAAGTGACCGATGTGCTTCAATGGTTATAACGAGCAGAAAGTCTTCATGTGTTTTAACTTCCAAGTGTCTCACATAAAATCAAACACGCAACACGAATTTTATATGTTTAAAACTTAATTTGCCATGAAAATTGATCTTCCCACAAACCAAAGTAGTATAAAACATTGCTGGTGATGATAATTTGTTTTTACTTAGGAAACAGGTTAAACTGAATACAAGCTGACCTAAACGGACTAAATAAATTTTGTGAAAGAAACTGAGATGTTGGAGTAAACTATAGAAGTCGTCTATATATACCAGTACATGAAAACCACCGTAACTGAGTGAATTTATTTTTTCCAAATATAGTGATTGAAGTTAACATGTGTAAGGTAAGGAATCTTGATAGTATTCAAAATAAAATTTAGTTTCAAATAAAGCACATTTTCATCCAATGTTGTTTCGGTAGCTTTGGACAACAGAGTTAAAAGATGTCAAGCTTGTTTGAATATTGCTTAAAACGTTTCTTCTTAACTTTTAGATACAATAATTTTTCTGATATTCAAGCTTTGTAGACCAAGTTTTTATTCGGCTTCTTATTTGtaatgtatattttttttattatttatttatttccttttaaatattcaaaaataaaataaatcagtttttctttgtttacctggatattttttttttggatcggtAGATAGGATACTTTCATCTTTCGGATACCGGAATACTTCTTTTCAGAACATAGTAAGAATATGAAAGGAAATAAAAATGTTTATTACTCATGGTTTACGAGTTTCCAAAAACAATCAAGTGAAAAACAATTTCCATTACAACCCTAGACGGTTGAAACTCGAAATCATAGGGATCAGATGACAAGTCGTAAAATGCACTAGTTTTCTGGCAGGAGTGTTGTGACGTACGTACTCCCTacccaagaaaaagaaaatagaaaaaatgTTGTGAGAGATTGCGATCGATCCTTAGAGAACGCAAAAGTTTAAACACATCAAACAAAAGATCATTTATTTCGATCGAGTACTACGACTACTCTCTCACATACGTAAGCGAAAATATGTCTCAACGCTCTTTCACATATGTCAAAAATTTCCAGGGATAGCTTTTGATTATACAGCGTTTCTCCAAGTTCCTTCACTGCTGGCCAACCTTCTCTTCACTTGTAGAAATCGAAATCTGTTTCTGGCTTCTTAACATTCGTCCTGTATCCCTTCTCGAAATCCTTGGGAAGAATAACATATCGGTTCTTGCGAACAGCATGCATTCCAGCTTCTTGACAGATAGCAGATATCTGAGATTATATTAATCAAATCAGTAAACATAAAAGATGAGAAAGTAGATATTCCATTTCGTACTACCGCTAATAGAGGTTATTAACCAATTACGACACCCTACAAAAAAACACAAtatacaaaatctgaaaccaaCTAACCTCTGCAGCACTAATTTTATCTGGACGAGAGACATAGTCTTCTAGATCTACCTCATCGCTCAAGTTCATCTTTGCAGTGCATACCtgcagaaagatatatcaaagttAACGAAGGAGATATATAGCAACACTAATGACGATAACATTAAATAAAGCTAAGAATTTCTAAATAAACAAACAAGTCTATCACAAGTAGAAGTTTAAAGGTCTGGGAAAAATAGGAACTTGTTTTACTGATAAAAAGACCACCCATCATAAACATGGCGACAGTTACAATGCATCACAATGCTTACTTGGAACACCAGTCGCTTTTGCCGTCTATCAGGAAGAGGAAATTTAATTTTTCTGTCAAGTCTACCAGGCCTTAGAAGTGCAGGATCCAATGTGTCAGCTCGATTAGTTGCCATTATGACCTTAACGTTCACTGTTTGGTCAAATCCATCCATCTGTTAAAGCAATATGAGAAAATTAAAAGGTTAGCTTCATAAACAAATGAAGAAAGCATAACATAGCGGTACATGCTCTGGTGTTCGAGCATCTGAGCCTAAATCGTATAGATTGTGCACTAGAGATCTATCAGCAAGAATTTTACCTGATTCAGGAGCTCCATGAGAATTCGCTGAACTTCTCTATCCCCTCCAGTTTGGGCATCAAACCTAGCAGTAGCAATGGCATCTACTTCATCAATAAAGATGATAGCAGGAGCATTCTCTTTTGCAAGACGGAATACATCACGGACCATTCTTGGACCCTGAAACAAATACAAACTTTATGTATTATAAGGAAAGGAAGCACATACTGCATACACCGAAAATCAGtacaaataaaaacataaacatTGTAtctaaaaaagatgaaaaaaatacaCTAAGCTAGCCAGAAATTCCAGCTCCACTGTCATAGTGTAATATTGAAAGGCTATATCGTATAATTCGTACCTCTCCTAGGTACTTCTGCACGAATTCAGAACCAGAGACTCGAATGAAAGCAGCAGTTGTATGATTTGCAACAGCTTTGGCAAGCATAGTTTTACCAGTACCAGGAGGACCATCCAGCAGAACACCCCGAGGTGGATCAATACCAATCTGTTGGTATAGCTCGTGATGCGTAAGTGGTAACTCAACAGCCTCTCGTATTTCTTGTTTTTGAATGTCGCAACCTCCAATATCATTGTAAGTAATATCTGGCTTCTCAGATTGAGTAAGCAAAGAAATACTTGAATTAGCTTCAGGAGGTAAAACCTCAACGAGAGCATGTGAATGACGATGTAAAGCAACAGAAGCAGAAGGTTTCAATAACTCTCTATTAATAGTGCTTAAAATCCTGACGTAATAATTAGAGCCGGTAGTTGAACCAACAATCCCATTATTTTGATCAACCATTTCCATAAATTGACCAATAATAGTAGGAACTGATTTGATCCTTTTAACCTCTTCTTGTGCTCTAAGTAATtctctctttagatttttcagttcATCTTTCACATATTCTTCTTGAATATCTATGAATTCAAGTTGTCTTTGAAGATGTTTAAGATGACTATATAAATCTTCGTCATCGCAAGTCATTGGTTGTTCGTAGAGGTTTTTGTGATCAGATCCCATTGATGAGTATGAGGGTGGTGGTAGAACCATAGCAGAAGCCATCTTTGTGTTTTTTCTCTACAAACACTAGGCCTTTTTATATAGGCCTCAAACTAACCTAGGAAACCTAGGAAACCTATAGTTATACTAACAAAACTATGATTTAACTGAAATTCCATATTTATACTTTGCCTACCAAAATTATCCGCAACCTAAAATTGTGGTGCGCTTAAAGGGCTGCAGGGTAATTCAAGTAAAGAATTGAGAATAATCTTCTGGACTTAAAAATCTCCGGTGGAGTTGAGCTTTCATGGTCCTTTAGAGGCTGTGCGGGGTGGTGGGTTTCAGCATGTGGAGGTCCTCTAGGAGGCTAGGGGTAATTGCACCAAGAGCTGCACCAACTTCTGGTGGAGGTGAGTTCTGTAGGGAAATTTTTGTTGCAATATGATGTAAGAGTGTAGGACATCCGGGGCAGAGCCAAGATTTCTAAGTAGGGGTGCAAAAATATACTTCGGGTTGAAGGGGTGCAACGGGCTTATAAATAGCCTAAAATTTATAAATGGGCCTAAATTAGTGTTGGGAGTCAGTTTGGTAGGGTTTGTAAAGAACGatattttggggaccatggttttattttgggtaaagacattagaagtaaatctaggtcaccccttatctaaatatttatattaatacctaaactatcctcctgattaattttgggtgatgattagttagtgttaatagtagttagtgtaatgattagtgagatgattaagtcaaagataattagtgagattaaaaaatcagatggttttttttttaaagaagtagaataattgagagagtaaagttagagaagatgaagaaggaaaacatgaaaacgatggatttaaccaaccacaaccggaggaagggtatttgggtacccaggtatgcttcaaacttagataatgttggttgaattgctccaaactttcaaaaaaaatgaaattttttatgtagatttgggccagttcggttaccatatgtcaagaacatgtaaccgaacacaccttaaagtatagttcggttacgttttccaaacacgcaggttaccgaactcggtcgttaatggaggttttggtcgtacagtgtaatgttcggttacctaggataaaatggtaggtaaccgaactttgaacttaacaatttatttgggtacatcttgtgtgttcggttatttcgcaaacttcaacgcaaccaagttcccaaccgaactgcaggttaaaagtaacctagtgttagaagttcggttggttcgcaaacttcaatatattttgtgaatcaaccgaactgggcttatatatgcatatatgcaattaggcaaacgttcggttactacgaaatttatttcttggcgaattaggtagagttcagtTACGAattttcaaaggtagagttcagttacaaagaaaacttaacatttttgcgaacgaaccgaacttgtggacttctcattattttcgtaaactaaagttcggtgatatccttattttgcgaaggaaccgaacttatggacttgtgttgttctaatacaaggagtttggttaaaagtatttttttgcgaatcaaccgaacactaagttcggttaagaaaagattaatttgtgataaccgaacttttctctggaaaaaaaaccctccattaaacctctctgcaacttccattttcaactcattttaatgattacttctcatttattcaaccaaaaacgaatgacaagtaatgggtttgtgagaatatctttgttaatgttttaaattaagctatatatatagtggtggtggtggttggtggtggtggtaatcggaggtggtggtggtaatcggtggttggtggtggtgataatcggaggtggtgatggtggtaatcggcggtggtggtggtggtaatcggtggttgaaGCTGgtaataatcggaggtggtgggggTGGTCATCAGcgatggtgggaggaggtggtggttatatatatataggtggttattgggttggttttaaattaaattaggttaagggtaggttagtcatctcaatgttttaggacaccccttataattatagggaaggtggcctaataaaatcatggtcccctcaaaaaaaccatggtccctaaaaaatcattctttgtaAATGCATACCCTTGCAACCTTGTTTTAAACTGCCTCCGCCcctcatccatccatccatctatCCTAAGTTTAGAAGATATAACTATTTGCTTTATTTAGAATTCTAGTTATTCTAGGTATCTACTAGTAGAAGCCTTTATAAATGGACATAAGGATTATCTTCAACGATCGTAACACGAATTCTTTATCTATTCTTCCTCTTACTTAATTTTGTCTATTGCATCCCTATTTTTCCCTCGGCATCTCCAACAATCTTCATATTGCATTTTCCCTTTATCATTCAACGTTACAATAACTTTTTTTCCTTGGAGACTCGAAGCCAAAAGCATTTTAGCTAATGTTAATTGCACACGATCAAGATATGTGACTACAGGGAAAATTGACCCTGTAACAGATTTTAATAGTTTTGACCGGTAAGCCTTTGTATACCTCCATTTGTAAGATGTTAATTGTGTTTTGGATAAGTGACGGTGAATATTTCATTAGAACTTAGAGAATCACCACTCAGCCCAAGACACCTTAATTTGAATGGGTCATGAATATTCTTGTTATTTAAAAGCATGCAATTAATTTTCTGATGTTGGATTGTAGGTGCTGTGGTGCATTCAGCCACAATATGTGGTGTACTTATTATGGCCCCTTATTATTCAAAAGGAAAACtaattaaatttttcttttagGCAGGGTTACTAATATCTaataaatatatgtaaaatataaaatctgTTATTTCTCCTTCGATTTTTTTAATGTGACATAACCATTCCAGATAAAAACTTTCCATGTTGATACCAGTATAAcataagaaatcaaagaaaaaaggaaatgTCGTAGGGCCTTTGTCCCATGTGTGCGGCCTATCTATATGTAATCAGGATTGACACTCTAGCCTATAAATAGGGGCTTATTCCTATGTAATAGTACATTGATATCTAATGAATAAGATCTCTTTCTTCTCTATATTTCTCCTTAAACACGTTATCAAGCACGGCTCTACCAACTAGTGCAATTTTGTTTCTTCGTTCAAGATTGGTCATGGATATTTCTTGAAGATTAGCGTGGTTCTGATCCTATTTGTTTATCACCATGGATGCGTTACTAggtatttcttttgaacaaagaaatttcgTTTTCGTTTTATATATTAGGGTTCCAGGAATTTATGGTTATCTGTTAGAGAACtactctgtcgaactcgcatgcgttgctatctcaagcatgtttgtcaatgttagtgatcaaaagtataagtcttgatttctagtctacttatagctaagtctcggactaggatagaaagtgtagttgagctcaagactccatgacgatcatcatacaaagatgaagaaatactcaaggaactggtggaacttcatcgactaaaaggtatgtggagacttgaacttatctatcactcaaaaatctatatactatatctcttatcttgagacaaaagtcgtattgctatatagactttgattatacacatttgctatttcgagctgagtttatctcgcttatctatttcttgaagtatgtgttggtaagctttcgctttggccaagtgatgagtgccaaatattgtatatatttatcactttttgttggcatttaactcatcttttatgcattaattctacattttatcccatattctgtattttcattgttttcaagaataaatatttttattaattaattttgcatttttaggta
Above is a genomic segment from Papaver somniferum cultivar HN1 chromosome 10, ASM357369v1, whole genome shotgun sequence containing:
- the LOC113316336 gene encoding 26S proteasome regulatory subunit 6B homolog; translated protein: MASAMVLPPPSYSSMGSDHKNLYEQPMTCDDEDLYSHLKHLQRQLEFIDIQEEYVKDELKNLKRELLRAQEEVKRIKSVPTIIGQFMEMVDQNNGIVGSTTGSNYYVRILSTINRELLKPSASVALHRHSHALVEVLPPEANSSISLLTQSEKPDITYNDIGGCDIQKQEIREAVELPLTHHELYQQIGIDPPRGVLLDGPPGTGKTMLAKAVANHTTAAFIRVSGSEFVQKYLGEGPRMVRDVFRLAKENAPAIIFIDEVDAIATARFDAQTGGDREVQRILMELLNQMDGFDQTVNVKVIMATNRADTLDPALLRPGRLDRKIKFPLPDRRQKRLVFQVCTAKMNLSDEVDLEDYVSRPDKISAAEISAICQEAGMHAVRKNRYVILPKDFEKGYRTNVKKPETDFDFYK